Below is a genomic region from Ketogulonicigenium vulgare WSH-001.
GCCAGACGGCGCAGACCTCGCATGACGCATTGGAAACCGTCGCCCCCGGTGCCCATGGCTTTCTGACTGCAACCCGCAATGACCGCCTTGTCTCGCTGTCACGGCTCCATGTGCAATCGCCCAGCTTTGCCGGGCTGAACTCTTTCCCTGATACGTTCGAAGCCGTCAACTGATCCCTTCGGGCGACGCGTAACATTTTGACCGTCGCCCGAAATTTCATGTAAGCTCGCTGCAATTCCGGGGCTTTCCTGAACGGGGCGACAATGACCGATACGATCCTGACCGCTGATACCCGCCTTGAACACGACCTGCTGGGTGATCGCGCGGTGCCGCAATCTGCCTATTGGGGCATCCACACCCTGCGCGCGGTCGAGAATTTCCCGATCACCGGCCAGCGTCTGTCCGAGACCCCCGACCTGATCGTCGCCCTGGCCATGATCAAACAGGCCGCGGCCGAGGCGAACGCCACCCTCGGCCTTTTGTCGCCCGAGATCGCCGATGCCATCATCGCCGCCTGTCTGGAAATTCGCGATGGCAAACTGCACGATCAGTTCGTCGTCGACCTGATCCAGGGCGGTGCAGGCACCTCGACCAATATGAACGCGAATGAGGTCATCGCGAACCGCGCGCTGGAACTGCTGGGCCATAGGCGCGGCGATTACGCGCGGCTGCATCCGAATGAACATGTGAACCTGGGCCAATCCACCAATGACGTCTATCCGACCGCGCTGAAACTGGCAGCCTGGACGGGGATCGGGCGGCTGGTGCAGGCGATGGACGGGCTGCGTCTGGCCTTTGCCGACAAATCCGCCGAGTTTTCCGACGTGCTGAAAATGGGCCGCACCCAGTTGCAAGACGCGGTGCCGATGACCCTTGGCCAAGAATTCGGCACCTACGCCCTGATGCTGGCCGAGGATCAGTCCCGCCTGCACGAGGCCTCGGACCTGATCCGCGAGATCAACCTTGGTGCCACCGCCATCGGCACCGGCATCACCGCCCACCCCGATTACGCCGCCCTTGTGCGCGAGCGTCTGTCCCTGATCTCGGGCGAGGATCTGATCACCGCCCCCGATCTGGTCGAGGCGACGCAGGACTGCGGCGCTTTCGTGCAACTGTCGGGCGTGCTCAAACGCGTGGCGGTCAAGCTGTCGAAAACCTGCAACGATCTGCGGCTGCTGTCCTCTGGCCCCCGCGCCGGTCTGAACGAGATCAACCTGCCCGCCCGTCAGGCCGGATCGTCCATCATGCCCGGCAAGGTGAATCCTGTGATTCCCGAGGTGGTGAACCAGATCGCCTTCGAGGTGATCGGCAATGACATGACCATCACCATGGCCGCCGAGGCCGGCCAATTGCAGCTGAACGCGTTCGAGCCGATCATCTTTTACTCGCTGCACCGCAGCCTGTCGCATCTGACCGCCGGGTGCCAGACGCTTGAGGCGCATTGCATTCGCGGCATCACCGCCAACCGCGACCAGCTACGCATGACGGTGGAAAACTCGATCGGCATCGTCACCGCGCTGAACCCCTATATCGGCTATCGCAACGCCACCGAGGTCGCGCTAGAGGCGCACCGATCTGGCCGCGGCGTCGCGGAAATCGTGCTGGAGCGGCAGTTACTCACGCGCGAACAGCTTGACCGCCTGCTGCGCCCCGAAAACCTGACGCGCCCGCAACCGCTGCTGTCTAAACTGTAACCGCCCATGACCGATGTGACGACGCGCAGCTATCAGCCTGCCGATCATGACGCCTGCCTTGCGCTGTTCGATGGCAATGTGCCGCATTTCTTTGACCCGTCCGAGCGCGCGGATTATGTCGCTTTCCTCGCGGATCAGGTGCTGCGCCGCCCCTATATTGTGCTGGAACAGGCAGGGCGCATCATCGCCTGCGGCGGGCTGCAAGTGCTGGCCGACCAGCGCGCGTCCTTTTTGTCATGGGGCATGGTCGCGCGCGATCTGCAGGGCCAAGGCATCGGCCGTCATCTGACAATGGCCCGCATCGCCCTCGCCCGCGCGACAGAGGGTGTCGATAAGATCACCCTCAACACCAGCCAACATACCCAAGGCTTCTACGCCCGCTTTGGCTTTACCCCCGTGAAAGTGACGCTGGACGGCTATGGTCCGGGCCTCGATCGGTGGGACATGGTGCTGGACCTGCGCCTTGGCGCTGCGAAAAACACATCTGGGCCCAGCTGATCCCCATTTCATCCGCACCGATATCGGCCTATGCAAAGCATGTCGCATCAAATCGCGGCGCTCGGCACGGTCCCCATGGCACTTCTCCACTCTGCAACCGCACGCGTTGTGGCCGCTTTGTCGGTCACGCAATTCATTGGCTGGGGGTCGATGTTTTGGCTGCCTGCCGTGATCGGCCCTGCGATGGCGGCGGATCTACAGATGCCGCTGCCGATGATCATGGCCGGGCCGACGGTGATGCTGGTGCTGATGGCCGTGACCTCTTGGCCGCTCGCGCCGATATTTGAACGGCGCGGCGCGCGCAGCGTCATGATCCCCGGCGCGCTTTTGGCGGTCGCGGGGTTGGTCACACTGGCCTTTGCGCAAGGACCGCTTAGCTTTCTGGCGGCGTGGATTCTG
It encodes:
- the aspA gene encoding aspartate ammonia-lyase: MTDTILTADTRLEHDLLGDRAVPQSAYWGIHTLRAVENFPITGQRLSETPDLIVALAMIKQAAAEANATLGLLSPEIADAIIAACLEIRDGKLHDQFVVDLIQGGAGTSTNMNANEVIANRALELLGHRRGDYARLHPNEHVNLGQSTNDVYPTALKLAAWTGIGRLVQAMDGLRLAFADKSAEFSDVLKMGRTQLQDAVPMTLGQEFGTYALMLAEDQSRLHEASDLIREINLGATAIGTGITAHPDYAALVRERLSLISGEDLITAPDLVEATQDCGAFVQLSGVLKRVAVKLSKTCNDLRLLSSGPRAGLNEINLPARQAGSSIMPGKVNPVIPEVVNQIAFEVIGNDMTITMAAEAGQLQLNAFEPIIFYSLHRSLSHLTAGCQTLEAHCIRGITANRDQLRMTVENSIGIVTALNPYIGYRNATEVALEAHRSGRGVAEIVLERQLLTREQLDRLLRPENLTRPQPLLSKL
- a CDS encoding GNAT family N-acetyltransferase, which produces MTDVTTRSYQPADHDACLALFDGNVPHFFDPSERADYVAFLADQVLRRPYIVLEQAGRIIACGGLQVLADQRASFLSWGMVARDLQGQGIGRHLTMARIALARATEGVDKITLNTSQHTQGFYARFGFTPVKVTLDGYGPGLDRWDMVLDLRLGAAKNTSGPS